In Tubulanus polymorphus chromosome 2, tnTubPoly1.2, whole genome shotgun sequence, a single window of DNA contains:
- the LOC141900299 gene encoding proteasome assembly chaperone 3-like translates to MAADNNKGKFVKSSQGAAVLNGIHTDVVCYDFDDRAFIVATQLQKFGTLVQVTKDIVLEDRQSSTFSTKVLLGVDEPLTHVIAQNLVSGISTVKPIVLAVSLKEKTPKMVKTVAELIKLNSLWSQ, encoded by the exons ATGGCAGCCGATAATAATAAAGGGAAATTTGTCAAGTCATCACAG GGTGCCGCTGTATTGAATGGAATTCATACTGATGTTGTGTGCTATGATTTTGATGACAGGGCGTTTATCGTTGCGACACAGCTTCAAAAATTCGGAACACTG GTGCAGGTAACGAAAGACATAGTGTTAGAGGACAGACAGAGCTCAACATTTTCAACAAAGGTTCTACTCGGAGTTGATGAG CCACTGACTCATGTGATAGCGCAGAATCTTGTATCCGGAATTTCTACTGTTAAGCCGATTGTGTTAGCCGTCTCATTGAAAGAGAAAACACCGAAGATGGTGAAAACCGTTGCTGAACTTATCAAACTTAATTCTCTGTGGTCGCAATAa
- the LOC141898758 gene encoding UMP-CMP kinase-like, translating into MSGESVRPNVVFVLGAPGAGKGTQCERINKEFGFVHLSAGDLLRAEQKRETENATLIRDCIKEGAIVPVAITCQLLLNAMKESQHNNFLIDGFPRNKDNLDGWNSTVGDRVNLQFVLFFECDPQVGVDRCMKRGVSSGRTDDNPESLKKRIVTYLENTMPIIQHYEKIDKVQRINAVRTPDEVFGDVQKLFKSLISSN; encoded by the exons ATGTCCGGTGAATCGGTAAGACCAAACGTAGTGTTCGTGCTCGGTGCTCCTGGTGCTGGTAAAGGAACTCAGTGCGAGAGAATTAACAAA GAATTTGGTTTCGTGCATTTATCAGCTGGAGACCTTTTGCGAGCAGAGCAAAAACGTGAAACCGAAAACGCGACGCTGATCCGAGATTGTATCAAAGAAGGCGCCATCGTTCCCGTGGCTATTACCTGTCAACTACTACTAAAC gCGATGAAAGAAAGTCAGCACAATAACTTTTTGATTGATGGATTCCCACGAAATAAAGATAACCTGGATGGTTGGAATAGCACAGTCGGTGATCGCGTCAATCtacaatttgttttattcttcGAATGTGATCCACAG GTTGGTGTTGATAGGTGTATGAAACGAGGCGTGAGCAGTGGAAGAACTGATGATAATCCGGAAAGTTTAAAAAAACG AATTGTGACATATCTTGAAAACACGATGCCCATCATACAACattatgaaaaaattgataaagtGCAACGAATCAATGCCGTACGAACACCAGATGAA GTTTTTGGAGACGTACAAAAACTATTCAAGTCattgatatcatcaaattaa
- the LOC141899678 gene encoding methylcrotonoyl-CoA carboxylase beta chain, mitochondrial-like: MAAMFRLCVGGTRNLTRTIYTNYCRLNAFSGSAFPVLDGKIDANEEAFKRNVEQYQKYERKISETLAIVKEGGGEKAKLRHVKQNKKVLPRDRIKQLLDEDSERLELMEFTGLEMPYGSVPAAGVISVIGKINGRPCMVVANDATVKGGTLFPISVKKQLRCQEISEHNRIPCIYVVDSGGAFLPLQSEIFPDSNHGGRVFYNEAVMSAQGIHQIAVVCGSCTAGGAYVPTMADEAVIIERIGHVFLAGPPLVQAALGVKISADDLGGAMLHSSVSGCTDYYAETEDEAYKTTRDIVLTLNIPELLEPNKEAEDPVFDAAEIPGLIPIKDQHNMNMYKVLARLVDGSRFHEFKAKFGSTLITGFCHIQGQLAGIIANNGSITDSAASKATHFVQLCNQRDIPMIFLQNTHPSDALYPNHSNGFTAGDTIRAQGRLMAAVSSTNVPKITIVVGNSFGPANFMMAGRSTSPRFVFSWPNSQTGMYSPTDMVKISLQDTADDEMGTLADKLTKKYAFESSAFFSSSRLLDDGIILPQDTRRVLAQCLSVVNYSTYLPQMDKRQTLFRM; the protein is encoded by the exons ATGGCAGCGATGTTTCGACTCTGTGTAGGAGGTACCAGAAACTTGACGCGAACGATTTATaccaattactgtagactcaACGCATTTAGCGGTTCTGCATTCCCTGTGCTAGACGGAAAAATTGATGCTAATGAAGAGGCATTTAAACGAAATGTagaacaatatcaaaaatatgaacGTAAAATATCGGAAACGCTTGCGATTGTTAAAGAGGGAGGAGGAGAGAAAGCTAAATTACGTCATGTTAAACAGAATAAAAAGGTGTTGCCAAGAGATCGTATTAAACAATTACTGGATGAAGATTCGGAGCGTCTGGAATTGATGGAATTTACGGGACTAGAAATGCCGTATGGTAGTGTGCCTGCGGCAGGTGTTATTTCAG TAATTGGTAAGATAAATGGTAGGCCATGTATGGTAGTTGCCAACGATGCTACTGTGAAGGGTGGAACTTTGTTTCCGATATCAGTGAAGAAACAACTTCGATGTCAGGAAATATCGGAACACAATAGAATTCCTTGCATATACGTAGTAGACAGCGGAGGTGCATTTCTGCCATTACAG tcaGAGATATTTCCAGATAGTAATCACGGCGGTCGCGTATTTTACAACGAAGCCGTTATGTCCGCACAAGGTATTCACCAG ATAGCTGTGGTTTGTGGTAGTTGTACCGCAGGTGGTGCCTATGTGCCTACAATGGCGGATGAGGCTGTTATAATTGAGAGAATTGGACACGTATTCCTCGCTGGTCCACCCCTAGTTCAGGCGGCACTCGGTGTGAAAATTTCAGCTGATGATTTAGGAGGTGCAATGTTACATTCAAG TGTCAGTGGATGTACGGATTATTATGCCGAAACAGAAGATGAAGCTTACAAGACGACAAGGGATATAGTATTAACATTGAACATTCCTGAATTACTGGAGCCCAATAAAGAAGCAGAAGATCCGGTATTCGATGCAGCTGAAATACCAGGCCTTATTCCGATAAAAGATCAACATAATATGAATATGTATAAA GTATTAGCAAGATTGGTTGATGGTAGCAGATTCCATGAATTCAAGGCAAAATTCGGAAGCACACTGATAACAGGATTTTGCCATATCCAAGG TCAATTAGCTGGCATTATCGCTAACAATGGCTCGATCACAGATTCAGCCGCATCAAAAGCCACTCATTTCGTGCAACTCTGCAATCAACGAGATATACCAATGATATTTCTACAGAACACGCATCCTTCCGATGCCTTATACCCTAATCATTCTAATG GTTTTACTGCTGGTGACACTATTCGCGCTCAAGGTCGTTTAATGGCTGCTGTCTCATCTACTAATGTGCCAAAAATAACTATCGTCGTAGGCAACAGCTTTGGACCAGCCAACTTCATGATG GCTGGACGCTCGACTAGTCCTAGATTTGTGTTCTCGTGGCCAAATTCACAAACTGGAATGTACAGTCCAACAGATATGGTGAAAATTTCTTTGCAG GATACTGCCGATGATGAAATGGGTACACTGGCTGATAAATTAACGAAGAAATATGCTTTTGAATCATCGGCATTTTTCTCATCCTCAAGACTTCTTGATGATGGAATAATACTTCCTCAAGATACTAGAAGG GTATTGGCTCAGTGTCTGAGTGTAGTTAACTACTCAACATACCTACCACAGATGGATAAAAGACAAACGCTGTTTAGAATGTAA
- the LOC141898316 gene encoding uncharacterized protein LOC141898316, which produces MASRIHSSQQRISSSRNAVVPTSFPITKYALWDHTKQGNPVNIHVSYYRNIQIEVTENVFYMIRRNADKCASGNIHCSLTGSLVHDSDGDGIAIIIDRFEAMQDDSGLGSMTPPRRQICGEINIPCLVTKNDEPITSTQADFVTLMKLLQHQCSCNDKLDMSNFLIMKAICRYQLSTGSLDFDIELITMATQFVATPISPVPLVSTALTKNLMGPMNLGQMQGEPKMGYLTMDHTRKLLPILQSDPKVQTLPLVGLWVTGIKYVYDPYVWCSCLRYLHNYSIQERVCAPPDPFVVVVFSSLHSKPEFYECLPVATSDENIAGNLKFELNAAHEKINIDKDFSPVVLELNKVERGPSQKMLMTAADQLKSLSMKEYEVNPTPEKTMFDEIMPRLTPSPHQTKASLFQSQVPEVSLLFDDNSPSANHDQGENTHNSCFPEQSEVKKLKETSSSKSGSEMKKSNANSSKNAGKKSAAKSSATRMPLKPVNRDLTANRNQQTKIRSNSFSTPSADEQENIDANLNYFNAKSSSLDRVNGDAFSAQYRGAEDIHAMYHGMHRPTGGANGAYHGHQLMFPAPPPPANQPYHPNPGRQSFPPWNNKMPPPHLGHHPQYPPRYPPYNAQAPQHQQQQQQRCYGPCQPTCRHPHFQYRPPGMGYSNSPPQQHSGPVYSNMLHEHQLNNVPKPQQPEYHCQNAGESKSAAVNELKQKDGEIQLEDDYKSLSSDDMYKKLMAQDVQLKQLQDQLQKLLAAQNSNSNEKVASAVAGNCGNESSRDSSDISLSKATSTSTPVAKKCTIATNTSLLISSPNRIQASATYTKSQSMTRKGVVKSSKQLSMNEYDNDVNEPETNVKVGMAAAAAAAAVADNSSVNESMSFSIQMTALQDRSSIESVVSEMIVDIPSYESSNCTNASDSPVIESVSMYDDRSVASIPDQIIPQCDGNQNPQYYQNLLGRINQLLEGNQMNITATKSPIKSPVKIKCDSVVHQENEVALATFEQLRKMGIELPSENGLSMNQTYVNVETAVLHKINYVSMLFDEHSETDISMQMNSLAMKYLSKEQQQQQQQQQPRSIMSSAAPSCNTAALQRVRNPSTTSPNVTLYGMSANDLSFASRKYMEKYGLMDKKTEGIVEESVAESITVLDKSYPESVPLMRLPAALNNSDTTIQTTADDQNANDGDTLVDNVKTPNGRKTHNSTITSTSTVKTLSSQQTSSTVMSARPLEKFPLLSAIKPSRRRVDSLNETDGGSSSMRDKCDSVCSNSNANFRVNNSDGCMTDIIGRPAINEALQVVSTPKDRPNNNNTSLYESAADTNRSVCSVSRYSTSSTAAPPEISRDSLEPASAVIRVFDKTSKELAKNPLPIIKTADVVKQIHPPLQEEPPKPILDINRLKQLPKLL; this is translated from the exons ATGGCTTCTAGAATACATTCAAGCCAACAAAG gatatCGAGCAGTCGCAATGCGGTAGTTCCGACCAGTTTTCCTATAACTAAATATGCTTTATGGGATCATACGAAACAAGGAAATCCGGTGAACATACACGTTTCATATTACCG GAACATTCAGATAGAAGTGACGGAAAATGTGTTTTATATGATTCGACGAAATGCCGATAAATGTGCTAGCGGTAATATACATTGTTCGCTGACCGGTTCACTGGTGCACGACTCAG ATGGAGACGGTATTGCGATTATCATCGATCGATTTGAAGCGATGCAAGACGACAGCGGGCTCGGATCGATGACGCCCCCGCGTCGTCAAATCTGTGGCGAAATCAACATTCCGTGTTTG GTAACAAAAAATGACGAGCCGATCACCTCTACGCAGGCAGATTTTGTGACATTGATGAAG TTGTTGCAGCACCAGTGCAGTTGTAATGATAAACTGGATATGAGTAATTTTCTGATAATGAAAGCTATCTGCCGGTACCAATTGTCCACTGGTAGTTTGGATTTCGATATCGAACTGATTACGATGGCCACTCAATTTGTCGCGACTCCTATTTCACCGGTACCGTTGGTTTCAACGGCTCTTACGAAAAACCTCATGGGTCCAATGAATCTGGGACAAATGCAGGGTGAACCAAAAATGGG GTACCTCACTATGGACCACACAAGAAAGTTGTTACCCATACTTCAATCAGATCCAAAAGTCCAGACCCTTCCTTTAGTCGGGCT CTGGGTGACTGGTATCAAATACGTATATGACCCTTACGTCTGGTGCAGTTGTCTACGTTACCTTCATAATTATTCCATTCAGGAGCG AGTTTGTGCTCCTCCGGATCCGTTCGTCGTAGTTGTGTTTTCGTCGTTACACTCGAAACCCGAATTCTACGAATGTTTGCCGGTGGCGACGAGCGATGAAAACATCGCcggtaatttgaaatttgaattgaacgCCGCGCATGAAAAAATCAACATAGATAAG GATTTTTCACCAGTTGTTTTAGAATTGAATAAAGTTGAACGCGGACCCAGTCAGAAGATGCTTATGACAGCAGCTGATCAGTTGAAATCACT GTCGATGAAAGAGTACGAGGTCAACCCAACACCTGAAAAGACGATGTTCGATGAGATAATGCCGAGGCTGACCCCATCTCCACATCAGACTAAG gCTTCGTTGTTTCAATCTCAAGTGCCCGAAGTTTCCCTTCTCTTCGACGACAATTCTCCATCCGCGAACCACGACCAGGGCGAAAATACTCATAATTCGTGTTTTCCTGAACAGTCGGAGGtgaaaaaattgaaggagACTTCGTCGTCAAAATCCGGCAGCGAAATGAAGAAAAGTAACGCGAATTCCAGTAAGAACGCCGGGAAGAAGTCGGCAGCGAAGTCATCGGCGACGCGAATGCCTCTTAAACCGGTCAATCGCGATTTGACCGCGAATCGTAATCAGCAAACGAAAATACGTTCAAACAGTTTCAGTACGCCGTCGGCCGACGAACAGGAGAACATCGACGCGAATTTGAATTACTTCAACGCGAAGAGCAGTTCGCTGGATCGCGTAAACGGCGACGCGTTCTCCGCACAGTATCGGGGAGCGGAAGATATCCACGCGATGTATCACGGTATGCATCGACCGACTGGTGGTGCTAATGGTGCTTACCACGGCCATCAACTTATGTTCCCCGCACCGCCGCCACCTGCGAATCAACCGTATCATCCGAATCCGGGCAGGCAGAGCTTCCCTCCGTGGAACAATAAGATGCCGCCGCCTCATTTAGGTCACCACCCTCAGTACCCGCCGAGGTATCCGCCTTATAACGCGCAGGCGCCTCAGCaccaacaacagcagcagcagaggTGTTACGGACCCTGTCAACCGACCTGTCGCCATCCGCATTTCCAGTATCGGCCTCCAGGTATGGGCTATTCGAATTCTCCGCCTCAGCAGCATTCGGGGCCGGTGTACTCGAACATGCTGCACGAACATCAGCTTAATAATGTACCTAAACCCCAGCAACCGGAATATCACTGTCAGAATGCCGGTGAATCGAAGTCAGCAGCAGTGAATGAACTCAAGCAAAAAGATGGAGAGATCCAATTGGAAGATGATTATAAATCATTGTCTTCCGACGATATGTATAAAAAGCTCATGGCGCAAGACGTTCAGTTGAAACAGTTACAGGATCAGTTGCAGAAACTTCTAGCCGCGCAGAATTCAAACAGCAACGAGAAAGTCGCGTCTGCCGTCGCTGGTAACTGCGGTAACGAGAGTAGCCGCGATTCGTCGGATATATCGTTGTCTAAAGCGACGAGCACGTCTACGCCAGTCGCGAAGAAATGCACGATCGCCACGAATACGAGTTTGCTGATCAGCTCGCCGAATCGAATCCAGGCGTCGGCGACGTATACGAAAAGTCAAAGTATGACTCGTAAAGGCGTCGTTAAATCCAGTAAACAGTTGTCGATGAACGAATACGATAACGACGTGAACGAACCGGAAACGAACGTTAAGGTTGGCATGGCGGCGGCAGCTGCAGCGGCTGCGGTCGCCGATAACAGCAGCGTTAACGAGTCGATGTCGTTCAGTATACAGATGACCGCTCTGCAAGATCGCTCGTCGATTGAAAGCGTCGTTTCGGAAATGATCGTTGATATTCCCAGCTACGAGTCGTCGAACTG CACGAATGCAAGCGATAGTCCAGTAATAGAGAGTGTTAGTATGTATGATGATAGAAGCGTTGCTTCG ATTCCTGATCAAATAATCCCTCAATGCGATGGTAACCAGAATCCTCAGTATTATCAGAATTTATTG GGTCGTATTAATCAGCTATTGGAAGGCAACCAGATGAATATAACGGCTACTAAATCACCGATCAAGAGTCCGGTAAAAATCAAATGTGATTCGGTCGTACATCAGGAAAACGAAGTCGCGCTCGCCACGTTTGAACAACTTCGTAAAATGGGAATCGAGTTACCATCTGAAAATGGATTGAG CATGAATCAAACATACGTCAACGTGGAGACCGCTGTGTTACATAAAATCAACTACGTATCGATGTTGTTCGACGAACACTCCGAAACCGATATCAGCATGCAAATGAATTCACTcgcgatgaaatatttgtcgaaggagcagcagcagcagcagcagcaacaacaacctAGATCGATAATGAGTTCTGCAGCACCGTCGTGTAATACTGCAGCGCTGCAAAGAGTTCGCAATCCTAGTACAACTTCACCTAACGTCACGTTGTACGGAATGTCCGCTAACGATCTGTCATTCGCTTCTCGGAAATATATGGAAAA GTATGGTTTGATGGATAAGAAAACTGAAGGCATCGTTGAAGAAAGCGTCGCTGAGAGTATAACGGTCCTGGATAAAAGTTACCCGGAAAGTGTACCGCTGATGAGGTTACCGGCCGCGCTGAATAATAGCGACACCACAATTCAAACTACTGCCGATGATCAAAACGCGAACGACGGCGATACTTTAGTCGATAATGTTAAAACACCGAACGGGCGAAAAACTCACAATTCTACGATAACCTCTACCTCTACTGTCAAAACTCTATCCTCTCAACAAACGTCGTCGACGGTGATGTCGGCAAGACCTCTAGAAAAATTTCCGTTACTGTCCGCGATTAAACCGTCACGAAGACGCGTCGACTCGCTGAACGAGACGGACGGCGGCTCGTCGTCGATGAGAGATAAGTGCGACAGCGTTTGTTCGAATTCGAACGCGAATTTCCGCGTTAACAACAGCGACGGTTGTATGACGGACATCATCGGCCGGCCGGCGATTAACGAAGCGTTACAGGTCGTCAGCACGCCGAAAGATCGTCCCAACAATAACAATACGAGTTTGTACGAGTCGGCGGCGGATACGAATCGGTCCGTCTGCTCCGTATCGCGATACTCGACGTCGTCGACCGCCGCTCCGCCGGAGATCAGTCGCGATAGTCTCGAACCGGCGTCGGCTGTCATCCGCGTATTTGATAAAACGAGCAAAGAACTGGCGAAAAATCCGCTGCCGATTATCAAAACCGCCGACGTCGTCAAACAAATTCATCCGCCTTTACAGGAAGAACCTCCGAAGCCGATACTCGACATAAATAGACTGAAACAACTGCCGAAGTTGCTGTGA